One window from the genome of Dermochelys coriacea isolate rDerCor1 chromosome 19, rDerCor1.pri.v4, whole genome shotgun sequence encodes:
- the PAQR7 gene encoding membrane progestin receptor alpha — protein MATIVPEKLTRLFINVQQLWQVPRLLETAFPSPPCTVGTSDVPKVFWKPYIHTGYRPLNRTWKYYFFTLFQQHNEAVNVWTHLVAALILLLRFQRLSQTVDFVSDPHAHPLFIIVIASITYLTFSTLAHLLQAKSEFWHYSFFFMDYVGVAIYQYSSALVHYYYAIEPDWHARIMGFYMPGAVLLAWLSCAGSCYAKYRYHQLPRHLSRLCQELPLGLAYALDISPVIHRLYTVQPSEQADPALLYHKCQVLFFLISAFFFSYPYPEKWFPGKCHFFGQGHQIFHVFLVLCTLAQVQAVALDYESRREIYTSLHSDQTRNFSALCFFTVACCLLTAAYMTSKVKCKLNCKGE, from the coding sequence ATGGCAACCATTGTCCCGGAAAAACTTACCCGCCTTTTCATTAATGTGCAGCAGCTTTGGCAGGTCCCCAGGCTACTGGAAACGGCATTCCCCTCGCCTCCCTGCACCGTGGGCACCTCAGATGTGCCTAAGGTCTTCTGGAAGCCCTACATTCACACCGGCTACAGACCCCTCAACCGGACCTGGAAGTATTACTTCTTCACGCTTTTCCAGCAGCACAACGAAGCTGTCAACGTCTGGACTCACCTTGTGGCTGCGCTAATCCTGCTGCTGAGGTTCCAGCGGCTTTCCCAGACGGTGGATTTTGTGAGCGATCCTCATGCCCATCCCCTGTTCATCATTGTCATTGCTTCTATCACCTACCTAACCTTCAGCACCCTGGCTCACCTCCTCCAGGCCAAATCAGAGTTCTGGCATTATAGCTTCTTTTTCATGGACTATGTGGGAGTAGCCATTTACCAGTACAGCAGTGCCTTGGTGCATTACTACTATGCCATTGAGCCAGACTGGCATGCAAGGATCATGGGGTTTTACATGCCGGGGGCTGTTTTGCTAGCTTGGTTATCTTGTGCAGGTTCTTGTTATGCTAAATATAGATACCATCAGCTTCCCCGCCATCTGAGCAGACTGTGTCAGGAATTGCCCTTGGGCCTGGCGTATGCTCTAGACATTAGCCCAGTAATTCACCGGCTCTACACTGTTCAGCCCTCTGAGCAGGCAGATCCAGCCCTTTTATACCACAAATGCCAGGTACTGTTTTTTCTTATCAGTGCTTTTTTCTTCTCGTACCCTTATCCAGAGAAATGGTTTCCAGGGAAATGTCATTTCTTTGGGCAGGGGCATCAGATCTTCCATGTGTTTCTGGTGCTGTGCACCCTAGCCCAGGTGCAGGCAGTGGCTCTGGACTATGAGTCAAGGAGGGAGATCTACACCAGTCTGCACAGTGACCAGACTCGCAATTTCTCTGCTCTGTGCTTCTTCACCGTAGCCTGCTGCCTCCTCACTGCCGCTTACATGACCAGCAAAGTGAAGTGCAAACTGAACTGCAAAGGAGAATGA
- the LOC119845533 gene encoding aurora kinase A and ninein-interacting protein, translating to MKCVRKRSTAEQTETCGIWLDTAKLKKRKIQTLVSKPTSNTPNPLLERNYNGHISVNFTQTRLSQPYTRQTTISSFFSIQPTGEKDDEENLKPYPLMSNKTHIGKGSDFLAASSMKNSGAAKLEEVQAPTLSPHEDNIQECSQLLVQNTQGLSIPLVHYTFPQAQANGRSECTAIARTSAGEIEGSLSINFTQDSEGNRVLAHRNSADSFTGSVSVANGIISRKRESYWIGEKEANLCSKRGITRVGLKPKHLMKRGRRRCKNLPPRGISFMDFSEVENISPAPKGKEGQQTNCRLSQGRTAKTELLRDNSQNFADCHNMAGSAEEQGDSKSSPTTQLFTQDSEGHRVISHQRFYESARSPLQKKYLQDKTNFVQRVPSPPSVDCFKVYSSVALDRTPLATTAINLCEPESCYDLLFTQDSEGNRIIKH from the exons ATGAAATGTGTAAGAAAAAGAAGCACTGCTGAGCAGACCGAGACTTGTGGCATCTGGCTGGACACTGCAAAGTTAAAGAAGCGCAAAATCCAG actctcGTATCCAAGCCAACTTCAAACACACCAAATCCACTTCTTGAGAGGAACTATAACGGTCACATTTCAGTTAATTTTACTCAGACAAGACTTTCCCAGCCATACACCAGGCAAACTACCATCTCTTCATTCTTCAGCATTCAACCAACAG GTGAAAAGGATGATGAAGAAAACTTAAAGCCATATCCTCTTATGTCAAATAAAACACACATAGGAAAAGGCTCTGATTTCTTGGCTGCCTCCTCTATGAAGAACTCAGGAGCTGCTAAGTTAGAGGAAGTCCAGGCACCAACCTTGAGCCCTCATGAGGACAACATTCAGGAGTGTAGCCAGCTGCTTGTACAAAACACACAAGGGTTGAGCATTCCCCTGGTGCACTATACCTTCCCACAAGCACAGGCTAATGGCAGGAGTGAGTGCACAGCCATTGCAAGGACCTCAGCTGGTGAGATAGAAGGCTCTCTCTCCATAAACTTCACCCAGGATTCAGAGGGCAATAGGGTTCTAGCTCACAGGAATTCAGCTGACTCGTTCACTGGAAGTGTTTCTGTAGCAAATGGGATAATTtcaaggaagagagagagttaCTGGATAGGTGAGAAAGAGGCCAATTTGTGCTCCAAGAGGGGGATAACTAGAGTGGGTCTCAAACCTAAACACCTGATGAAGCGAGGTAGGAGGAGATGCAAAAACCTGCCCCCTCGTGGAATTTCTTTCATGGATTTCTCAGAGGTTGAGAATATAAGTCCTGCTCCCAAGGGTAAGGAAGGCCAGCAGACCAACTGTCGTCTCTCCCAGGGGCGAACAGCTAAAACAGAGCTTTTGAGAGACAATAGTCAAAATTTTGCTGACTGTCACAATATGGCTGGTTCAGCAGAAGAGCAGGGGGACAGTAAGAGCAGTCCTACCACACAGTTGTTTACCCAGGATTCAGAGGGACACAGAGTCATTTCTCACCAGCGCTTCTATGAGAGTGCCAGATCTCCTTTGCAGAAAAAGTATCTACAGGACAAAACCAATTTTGTCCAGAGGGTGCCTAGCCCACCCTCTGTGGATTGCTTTAAAGTTTATTCTTCAGTGGCACTGGACAGGACTCCTTTAGCTACTACAGCCATTAATTTATGTGAGCCTGAGTCATGCTATGATTTGCTATTCACACAGGATTCAGAAGGAAATAGAATTATCAAACATTGA
- the STMN1 gene encoding stathmin yields the protein MASSDIQVKELEKRASGQAFELILSPPSKEAVPEFPLSPPKKKDLSLEEIQKKLEAAEERRKSHEAEVLKQLAEKREHEKEVLQKAIEENNNFSKMAEEKLTHKMEANKENREAQMAAKLERLREKDKHIEEVRKNKEGKEPGENETD from the exons ATGGCTTCTTCTG ATATTCAGGTGAAGGAGCTGGAAAAGCGTGCCTCTGGGCAGGCATTTGAGCTGATACTTAGTCCTCCTTCAAAAGAAGCAGTCCCagaatttcccctctcccctccaaagAAGAAGGATCTTTCACTGGAAGAAATTCAGAAAAAGTTGGAAGCTGCAGAAGAGAGACGTAAG TCTCATGAAGCAGAAGTCTTGAAGCAATTAGCTGAGAAACGAGAGCACGAAAAAGAAGTGCTTCAGAAAGCAATTGAAGAAAATAATAACTTCAGCAAAATGGCAGAAGAGAAGCTGACCCACAAAATGGAAgctaacaaagaaaacagagaggcacaaatGGCCGCTAAACTGGAGCGCTTGAGGGAGAAA GACAAGCATATTGAAGAAGTACGAAAGAACAAAGAAGGCAAAGAACCTGGTGAGAATGAAACTGACTGA